One segment of Micromonospora parathelypteridis DNA contains the following:
- a CDS encoding mechanosensitive ion channel family protein, with amino-acid sequence MSDNVSDAVGDALRSVMLFVPKAVAFLAILVAGWLIAKAVLKIVEKVLERVGFDRAVERGGVRRALSRSRYDASDIVAKLVYYAVLLFTLQLAFGIWGPNPISDLLAAVISWLPRAFVAIVIVVVAAAIANAVKDIISGALGGLSYGRVLANIASVFILGLGVIAALNQIGVATAVTTPVLIAVLATVGGILVVGVGGGLIRPMQSRWEGWLTRAEQESQLIASHARAYRDGRRDAEAEQARLSTVTTGPGAESTRPSTVATDPEATQVVTRPADAEATQVVTRPVDHSADTTQVVGRGDADTTQVVGRGDADTTQVVSAGGAVPGQRTNDDSETTTVIPPVDPHRR; translated from the coding sequence ATGAGTGACAACGTCAGCGACGCGGTGGGCGACGCCCTCCGCTCGGTGATGCTCTTCGTGCCCAAGGCCGTCGCCTTCCTGGCGATCCTGGTGGCCGGATGGCTGATCGCCAAGGCCGTGTTGAAGATCGTGGAGAAGGTCCTGGAGCGGGTGGGCTTCGACCGCGCCGTCGAACGCGGCGGCGTCCGTCGGGCGTTGAGTCGCTCCCGGTACGACGCCAGCGACATCGTCGCGAAGCTCGTCTACTACGCCGTGCTGCTGTTCACCCTCCAGCTCGCCTTCGGCATCTGGGGGCCGAACCCGATCTCCGACCTGCTCGCCGCGGTGATCTCGTGGCTGCCCCGTGCCTTCGTCGCGATCGTCATCGTCGTGGTCGCCGCCGCCATCGCCAACGCGGTCAAGGACATCATCAGCGGTGCGCTCGGCGGCCTGTCGTACGGCCGGGTGCTGGCCAACATCGCCTCGGTGTTCATCCTCGGCCTCGGCGTCATCGCGGCGCTGAACCAGATCGGCGTGGCCACCGCGGTCACCACTCCCGTGCTGATCGCCGTGCTGGCCACCGTCGGCGGAATCCTCGTCGTCGGGGTCGGCGGTGGCCTGATCCGTCCGATGCAGAGCCGGTGGGAGGGGTGGCTGACCCGTGCCGAGCAGGAGTCGCAGCTGATCGCCTCGCACGCCCGCGCCTACCGGGACGGCCGCCGCGACGCCGAGGCCGAGCAGGCCCGCCTGTCGACCGTCACCACCGGACCGGGTGCTGAGTCGACCCGGCCGTCGACCGTCGCCACCGATCCCGAGGCCACCCAGGTGGTGACCCGGCCTGCCGACGCGGAGGCCACCCAGGTGGTGACCCGACCGGTCGACCACAGCGCCGACACGACTCAGGTGGTTGGTCGGGGCGACGCCGACACGACCCAGGTGGTTGGTCGGGGCGATGCCGACACGACCCAGGTGGTGAGCGCCGGCGGCGCGGTGCCCGGGCAGCGCACCAACGACGACAGCGAGACCACCACGGTCATCCCGCCGGTCGATCCGCACCGGCGCTGA
- a CDS encoding helix-turn-helix transcriptional regulator — MTVEATTERVLRLLALLQRRPSCTAAELAAELGVTGRCVRRDVQRLRTLGYPVHATAGVGGGYRLGAGTRLPPLLLDDEEAIATAISLRLASGGTVAGAGEAALRALAKLDQVMPSRLRAEVRAVHGSTETLIGPVAEIDAELLMTLARACRDAVRVRFRYAGRDGGEHERTVEPVRMVTTGRRWYLMAWDVDRDDWRTFRLDRMRAAVATTWRFRVRVHPDPVAFVQRSVTEAPYRHLARVRVHAPADRVRDMVPPQVGRVEDDRDGWCVLVVGGESLDWVAAHIARLSYDVEVLEPPELREAAAQLARRLTAMAGAASPRSV, encoded by the coding sequence GTGACTGTCGAGGCGACGACCGAACGGGTGCTGCGGCTGCTGGCGCTGTTGCAGCGACGCCCGTCCTGCACGGCCGCCGAACTCGCCGCCGAGCTGGGGGTCACCGGCCGCTGTGTACGCCGCGACGTGCAGCGACTGCGCACGCTCGGCTACCCCGTGCACGCCACGGCGGGCGTCGGCGGCGGCTATCGACTCGGCGCGGGCACTCGGCTGCCGCCCCTGCTCCTCGACGACGAGGAGGCGATCGCCACCGCGATCTCCCTGCGGCTCGCCTCGGGCGGCACGGTCGCCGGAGCCGGCGAGGCGGCGCTGCGGGCTCTCGCGAAGCTGGATCAGGTGATGCCGTCGCGGCTGCGCGCCGAGGTGCGGGCGGTGCACGGCTCGACGGAGACCCTCATCGGCCCGGTCGCCGAGATCGACGCCGAGCTGCTGATGACACTCGCGCGTGCCTGTCGGGACGCGGTGCGGGTCCGGTTCCGGTACGCCGGTCGCGACGGCGGGGAGCACGAGCGGACGGTCGAGCCGGTCCGGATGGTCACCACGGGCCGCCGCTGGTATCTGATGGCCTGGGACGTCGACCGCGACGACTGGCGTACGTTCCGCCTGGACCGGATGCGGGCGGCGGTGGCGACGACGTGGCGCTTCCGGGTGCGCGTGCACCCGGATCCGGTCGCCTTCGTGCAGCGGTCGGTGACCGAGGCGCCGTACCGGCATCTCGCCCGGGTGCGCGTGCACGCCCCGGCCGATCGGGTGCGTGACATGGTCCCGCCGCAGGTGGGGCGGGTTGAGGACGATCGCGACGGGTGGTGTGTGCTGGTCGTCGGCGGGGAGAGCCTGGACTGGGTCGCCGCGCACATTGCCCGGCTGAGTTACGACGTGGAGGTGCTGGAGCCGCCGGAGCTGCGCGAGGCCGCCGCCCAGCTCGCCCGCCGTCTCACGGCGATGGCCGGTGCGGCGTCACCACGCAGCGTGTAG
- a CDS encoding VOC family protein, with translation MTMTFINLPVRDLSTAAEFYRALGFVADQTEPTGDSLALTISDGTRLMLHVRSAFEAYTGVSAPDTATSREVIVGLSAQSREQVDELVDQAAVAGGESLGPGVANGPMYMRGFRDLDGHQWSFLHMSS, from the coding sequence ATGACCATGACGTTCATCAACCTGCCGGTGCGCGACCTGAGCACCGCCGCCGAGTTCTACCGGGCGCTCGGCTTCGTCGCCGACCAGACCGAGCCGACCGGGGACAGCCTGGCGCTCACCATCTCCGACGGCACCCGGCTGATGCTGCACGTCCGCTCGGCCTTCGAGGCGTACACCGGGGTTTCCGCCCCGGACACGGCCACCAGCCGAGAGGTCATCGTGGGGCTGTCGGCGCAGAGCCGGGAGCAGGTCGACGAGCTGGTCGACCAGGCGGCGGTCGCCGGTGGGGAGTCGCTCGGGCCGGGAGTGGCCAACGGGCCGATGTACATGCGTGGCTTCCGGGACCTCGACGGCCACCAGTGGTCGTTCCTGCACATGTCCTCCTGA
- a CDS encoding MFS transporter produces the protein MTHLASRVPDPAVRRLTATLYGYAFLSDLVLLYPLYVVFFADTGLSVGQISSLFVVWSAAGILFEVPSGAWADVVSRRLLLCLAPLVTAAAFALWVLVPSYPAFAVGFLLWGAAGALVSGALEALVWTELDRLGAVGRYARVLGRARTAGVLGVVCSGVLAGPVFAVGGYPVVGAASVLACLFATVVATRFPEHRPSSAEVPGERVSGTAAPADPDDGDLGWWDTLRAGVAQVRTRPPVRAAVLLVAVVTADWGALDEFTPLLALDTGVGAQAVPLLLLLLWAGVTVGGLLAPAGERLSHRGYGALLCLVGVALAGGALLEHPAGFVLLAVAFGAAQLATVLADARLQARITGSSRATVTSMAGMATDVLIIGTYVCFGLLATAAGNAVAFAVTAGPYLIVGLVVLTRHRRTTAAPAGVAAAAATGPD, from the coding sequence ATGACTCACCTCGCCTCGCGCGTGCCCGACCCGGCGGTCCGCCGGCTGACGGCCACCCTCTACGGGTACGCGTTCCTCAGTGACCTCGTCCTGCTCTACCCGCTGTACGTGGTGTTCTTCGCCGACACCGGGTTGTCGGTGGGGCAGATCTCGTCGCTCTTCGTCGTCTGGTCGGCCGCCGGCATCCTGTTCGAGGTGCCGTCCGGCGCGTGGGCCGACGTGGTGTCCCGCCGCCTGCTGCTGTGCCTCGCCCCGCTGGTGACCGCCGCCGCTTTCGCGCTGTGGGTGCTGGTGCCGTCGTACCCGGCGTTCGCGGTTGGTTTCCTGCTCTGGGGCGCGGCCGGCGCGCTGGTTTCCGGCGCGCTGGAGGCGCTGGTCTGGACCGAGCTGGACCGGCTCGGCGCGGTCGGACGGTACGCCCGGGTGCTCGGCCGCGCGCGCACGGCGGGCGTGCTGGGGGTGGTGTGCTCCGGAGTGCTCGCCGGCCCGGTGTTCGCCGTCGGCGGGTACCCGGTGGTCGGCGCGGCCAGCGTGCTCGCCTGCCTGTTCGCCACAGTGGTCGCCACCCGGTTTCCGGAGCACCGCCCATCGTCCGCCGAGGTGCCCGGGGAACGCGTGTCCGGAACTGCCGCACCGGCCGACCCGGACGATGGTGACCTGGGCTGGTGGGACACGCTCCGGGCCGGGGTGGCGCAGGTTCGCACGCGCCCGCCGGTACGGGCCGCCGTGCTGCTGGTCGCCGTCGTGACCGCCGACTGGGGTGCGCTGGACGAGTTCACGCCGCTGCTGGCCCTGGACACCGGCGTCGGAGCGCAGGCCGTGCCGTTGCTGCTCCTGCTGCTCTGGGCCGGGGTGACCGTCGGAGGGCTGCTCGCCCCGGCGGGGGAGCGGTTGAGCCACCGGGGTTACGGCGCTCTGCTGTGCCTCGTCGGCGTCGCGCTGGCCGGGGGCGCACTCCTCGAGCACCCGGCCGGGTTCGTGCTGCTCGCGGTGGCGTTCGGGGCCGCGCAACTGGCCACCGTGTTGGCCGACGCGCGGCTGCAGGCCCGGATCACCGGCAGCAGCCGCGCCACCGTCACCTCGATGGCGGGGATGGCCACCGACGTGCTGATCATCGGGACGTACGTCTGCTTTGGCCTGCTCGCCACGGCGGCCGGCAACGCGGTGGCGTTCGCGGTGACGGCCGGGCCGTATCTCATCGTGGGGCTGGTGGTGCTGACCCGCCACCGGCGCACCACGGCGGCGCCCGCCGGTGTCGCCGCGGCTGCCGCGACCGGACCCGACTGA
- a CDS encoding CDP-alcohol phosphatidyltransferase family protein has product MTALSLSPPVTLLNVPNAITAVRTAVSVGLAVAALTHRSAHLLVAAYLIYWIGDILDGVAARALGQETRTGAVFDIVADRACTSACAAALVVLRPATALPIAVFLVQFMVIDQLLSLMFLRWPLLSPNYFAHVDRRIYRWNWSPPAKALNTAAVVLLAIFAPMAAAVAFALGVAAVKVVSLVCAAKLPAGLSHARP; this is encoded by the coding sequence ATGACCGCACTCAGCCTCAGTCCGCCGGTCACACTGCTCAACGTCCCCAACGCCATCACCGCCGTACGGACGGCCGTCTCCGTCGGGCTCGCCGTGGCGGCGCTGACCCACCGCAGCGCTCACCTGCTCGTCGCCGCCTACCTGATCTACTGGATCGGCGACATCCTCGACGGTGTCGCCGCCCGCGCCCTGGGACAGGAGACGCGCACCGGCGCGGTCTTCGACATCGTCGCCGACCGTGCCTGCACGTCGGCCTGCGCCGCCGCGCTGGTCGTGCTGCGGCCCGCCACGGCCCTGCCGATCGCGGTGTTTCTGGTCCAGTTCATGGTCATCGACCAGTTGCTGAGCCTGATGTTCCTGCGCTGGCCGCTGCTGAGCCCGAACTACTTCGCCCACGTCGATCGGCGCATCTACCGATGGAACTGGTCGCCGCCGGCGAAGGCGCTGAACACCGCCGCGGTGGTGCTCCTGGCGATCTTCGCGCCGATGGCCGCGGCCGTCGCGTTCGCCCTCGGGGTCGCCGCGGTGAAGGTCGTCTCGTTGGTCTGCGCCGCCAAGTTGCCGGCGGGCCTGTCGCACGCCCGGCCATGA
- a CDS encoding VOC family protein, whose translation MARSVQITFDCADPAALAAFWAEALSYQVQAPPGDFESWEEALEAMGVPPENRNDASAVVDPEGAGPRLFFQRVPEHKQVKNRVHLDVRAAPGLEGDERMAALEAEAVRLGSHGATRLDRHEPAPPLAGGHIVMADPEGNEFCLD comes from the coding sequence ATGGCACGCAGCGTGCAGATCACGTTCGACTGCGCCGACCCTGCCGCGTTGGCGGCGTTCTGGGCCGAGGCGCTCAGCTACCAGGTGCAGGCCCCGCCCGGAGACTTCGAGTCATGGGAGGAGGCGCTGGAAGCGATGGGGGTGCCGCCGGAGAACCGTAACGACGCGTCGGCGGTGGTCGACCCCGAGGGCGCGGGACCCCGCCTGTTCTTCCAACGGGTCCCCGAGCACAAGCAGGTGAAGAATCGCGTACACCTCGATGTGCGAGCCGCTCCGGGGCTGGAGGGCGACGAGCGGATGGCGGCCCTGGAGGCGGAGGCCGTCCGGCTCGGTTCGCACGGCGCCACCCGGCTGGATCGCCATGAGCCCGCTCCCCCGCTGGCGGGCGGTCACATCGTGATGGCCGACCCCGAGGGGAACGAGTTCTGCCTCGACTGA
- a CDS encoding FMN-binding glutamate synthase family protein encodes MRWARRTVPAVAAAVAALAARDLLQRDHALLRNFPVLGRARYLLEAIGPELRQYIVAGNNEERPFTRDQRRWVYASAKQENNYFGFGTDNDIEHTAGYPIIKHRTFGRAVPPSTPTAGHDVRLPCAKVLGAARGRVHAFRPESVVNISGMSFGSLSGNAITALNKGAALAGCLQNTGEGGLSPYHRNGGDLVFQLGTAYFGCRDEQGRFSLGRLKDLVAGSPVKALEIKLSQGAKPSLGGLLPAAKVSAEIADTRGIPAGRDCVSPSRHAEFSDCDSLLDWVELLAAETGLPVGIKSAVGDLDFWQELATLMRDTGRGVDFVTIDGGEGGTGAAPLIFTDSVSLPFQQGFSRVYKVFAEHDLHEQVVFVGSGKLGLPDNAIVAFALGCDLVNVGREAMLSIGCIQAQKCHTDTCPTGVATQNAWLTRGLDPTSKSVRAANYLRTLRRDLTKVAEACGVEHPGLIGTDAVEILDGRTGSTPLHEVYGYRPEWGLPSPADQAEIVRLMTAQAPRGGSAPPSATAVG; translated from the coding sequence ATGAGATGGGCCCGTCGAACCGTACCCGCCGTCGCAGCCGCCGTGGCGGCGCTCGCCGCGCGGGATCTGCTCCAGCGCGACCACGCACTGCTGCGCAACTTTCCGGTGCTCGGCCGCGCCCGTTACCTGTTGGAGGCGATCGGGCCGGAGCTGCGGCAGTACATCGTGGCCGGCAACAACGAGGAACGGCCGTTCACCCGCGACCAACGCCGCTGGGTGTACGCGTCGGCCAAGCAGGAGAACAACTACTTCGGCTTCGGCACGGACAACGACATCGAGCACACCGCCGGGTACCCGATCATCAAGCACCGCACGTTCGGCCGGGCGGTGCCGCCCTCGACGCCGACCGCCGGGCACGACGTGCGGTTGCCCTGCGCGAAGGTGCTCGGCGCGGCTCGTGGGCGGGTCCACGCGTTCCGACCGGAGTCGGTGGTCAACATTTCCGGGATGAGCTTCGGCTCGCTCTCCGGCAACGCCATCACCGCCCTGAACAAGGGGGCCGCGCTCGCCGGCTGCCTACAGAACACGGGCGAAGGCGGCCTGTCGCCGTACCACCGCAACGGTGGTGACCTGGTCTTTCAACTCGGGACGGCGTACTTCGGGTGTCGCGACGAGCAGGGCCGGTTCAGTCTGGGCCGGCTGAAGGACCTGGTCGCCGGCTCACCGGTGAAGGCGTTGGAGATCAAGCTGAGTCAGGGGGCCAAGCCGAGCCTCGGTGGGCTGCTGCCCGCGGCGAAGGTGTCCGCCGAGATCGCCGACACCCGGGGCATCCCCGCCGGACGGGACTGCGTCAGCCCGTCCCGGCACGCCGAGTTCTCCGACTGCGACAGCCTGCTCGACTGGGTGGAACTGCTGGCCGCCGAGACGGGCCTACCGGTCGGCATCAAGTCGGCGGTCGGGGACCTCGACTTCTGGCAGGAGCTGGCCACCCTGATGCGCGACACCGGCCGGGGCGTCGACTTCGTGACGATCGACGGCGGCGAGGGTGGCACCGGCGCCGCGCCGCTGATCTTCACCGACTCCGTGTCGCTCCCGTTCCAGCAGGGCTTCTCCCGGGTGTACAAGGTCTTCGCCGAGCACGACCTGCACGAGCAGGTGGTCTTCGTCGGCAGCGGCAAGCTCGGCCTGCCGGACAACGCCATCGTGGCCTTCGCGCTCGGCTGCGACCTGGTCAACGTCGGTCGCGAGGCGATGCTGTCGATCGGCTGCATCCAGGCGCAGAAGTGCCACACCGACACCTGCCCCACCGGTGTCGCAACCCAGAACGCGTGGCTCACCCGGGGCCTGGACCCGACGTCGAAGTCGGTCCGGGCGGCCAACTACCTGCGGACGTTGCGCCGCGACCTGACCAAGGTCGCCGAGGCCTGCGGCGTGGAGCACCCCGGCCTGATCGGCACCGACGCCGTGGAGATCCTGGACGGCCGCACCGGCTCCACCCCACTGCACGAGGTGTACGGCTACCGGCCGGAATGGGGTCTGCCCTCGCCGGCCGACCAGGCGGAGATCGTTCGGCTGATGACGGCGCAGGCGCCACGGGGCGGCAGCGCCCCGCCGTCGGCTACCGCCGTCGGGTGA
- a CDS encoding peptidoglycan recognition protein family protein: MHVDHSEVDRRTLLRAGLGAATVAVVGSELAFPGAAHAAPGTDLDWIISCDEWAARPPKDPLSVSATATNKIIVHHMAFPNVTDYSREQAVKLAHDCQDLHIDGNGWSDTGQHFTVSRGGYVLEGRRGSLERLEAGDRQMISAHCPGENGRAIGIENEGTYVTETPPKALTDSLVKLCVTICRQYGLHAHDIFGHWDFRTTECPGAAFYRQFPDLRRRVHAALGTKLGDVPARRWPDLWRFVNSPSVRVVQHLLAYRGYAVTVSGTFDAATVTAVQDWQARNGIPVDVDATLTPPTWETLAPELNQHATGAPVTAVQEILATKGYAVTVTGAYDHATRAAVQDLQALHGLPRNGKLSTSTWCTVVGGSVRQSYKHR; this comes from the coding sequence ATGCACGTCGACCATTCCGAAGTGGATCGCCGGACACTGCTGCGGGCCGGCCTCGGCGCCGCCACGGTCGCCGTCGTCGGGAGTGAACTCGCCTTCCCCGGCGCGGCCCACGCCGCCCCCGGCACCGACCTGGACTGGATCATCAGCTGCGACGAGTGGGCCGCCCGCCCGCCGAAGGATCCGCTGTCGGTCAGCGCCACCGCCACCAACAAGATCATCGTGCACCACATGGCGTTCCCGAACGTCACCGACTACTCCCGCGAGCAGGCCGTCAAGCTGGCGCACGACTGCCAGGACCTGCACATCGACGGCAACGGCTGGTCGGACACCGGCCAGCACTTCACGGTGAGTCGGGGCGGCTACGTGCTGGAAGGTCGCCGGGGCAGCCTGGAGCGACTCGAAGCCGGCGACCGGCAGATGATCTCGGCGCACTGCCCCGGCGAGAACGGCCGGGCCATCGGCATCGAGAACGAGGGCACCTACGTCACCGAGACGCCGCCGAAGGCGCTGACCGACTCGCTGGTCAAGCTCTGCGTCACCATCTGCCGCCAGTACGGGCTGCACGCGCACGACATCTTCGGCCACTGGGACTTCCGCACCACCGAGTGCCCGGGCGCCGCCTTCTACCGGCAGTTCCCGGACCTGCGGCGGCGGGTCCACGCAGCCCTCGGCACCAAGCTCGGTGACGTGCCGGCGCGCCGCTGGCCCGACCTGTGGCGCTTCGTCAACTCCCCCTCGGTCCGGGTGGTGCAGCACCTGCTCGCCTACCGGGGCTACGCGGTTACGGTCAGCGGCACGTTCGACGCCGCGACCGTGACCGCCGTGCAGGACTGGCAGGCCCGCAACGGCATCCCCGTGGACGTGGACGCCACCCTCACCCCGCCCACCTGGGAGACGCTGGCGCCGGAACTGAACCAGCACGCCACCGGCGCGCCGGTCACGGCCGTGCAGGAGATCCTCGCCACCAAGGGGTACGCGGTCACCGTCACCGGGGCGTACGACCACGCCACCCGGGCGGCGGTGCAGGACCTGCAGGCGCTGCACGGCCTGCCCCGTAACGGCAAGCTCAGCACGAGCACGTGGTGCACGGTCGTCGGCGGGTCGGTCCGCCAGTCGTACAAGCACCGCTGA
- a CDS encoding ArsR/SmtB family transcription factor, with amino-acid sequence MGELSGDRLIEVLATLASPHRLRVLAALTGGRAYVSQLARDLGISRALLQVHLKKLEKAGLVTAHLELSEDGKALKYYEATPFSLHLTPDVVAVAVTTLSNAGDGDAVPKGNN; translated from the coding sequence ATGGGAGAGTTGAGCGGCGACCGACTGATCGAGGTCCTTGCCACTCTGGCCAGTCCGCACCGACTGCGTGTGCTCGCCGCACTGACCGGCGGACGCGCCTACGTCTCACAGCTCGCCCGCGATCTGGGCATCAGCCGCGCGCTGCTGCAGGTGCACCTCAAGAAGTTGGAGAAGGCCGGGCTGGTCACCGCGCATCTGGAGTTGTCCGAGGACGGCAAGGCACTCAAGTACTACGAGGCCACGCCGTTCTCGCTGCACCTCACGCCCGACGTGGTGGCGGTCGCCGTCACAACCCTGAGCAACGCCGGTGACGGCGACGCCGTACCGAAAGGAAACAATTAG
- a CDS encoding GNAT family N-acetyltransferase yields MTRPHIRRRRATDLDGCVAALADVHRADGYPLNWPADPHRWLREPHPARAWVAVDSDAAIVGHVAVHRVPGPVDGPPARPTAEVARLFVIPAARGLALGSALLARARQWASARGTDLVLEVTSSSTAAAALYERTGWRCTGTSTAPWTAPDGGSVSLRHYTLRGDAAPAIAVRRRASWAAASRSSGGSSTSTS; encoded by the coding sequence GTGACCCGACCCCACATCCGCCGGCGACGCGCCACCGACCTCGACGGCTGCGTCGCGGCGCTCGCGGACGTCCACCGGGCCGACGGGTACCCCCTGAACTGGCCCGCCGACCCGCACCGGTGGCTACGCGAACCGCACCCGGCGCGCGCCTGGGTCGCCGTCGACTCCGACGCGGCAATCGTCGGACACGTCGCGGTGCACCGGGTGCCCGGCCCGGTGGACGGGCCTCCTGCCCGGCCGACCGCCGAGGTGGCGCGTCTCTTCGTGATACCGGCCGCCCGAGGGTTGGCGCTGGGCAGCGCGCTGCTGGCCCGGGCCCGGCAATGGGCGAGTGCGCGTGGGACGGATCTGGTGCTCGAGGTGACCTCCAGCAGCACCGCGGCCGCCGCCCTCTATGAGCGCACCGGTTGGCGGTGCACCGGCACCAGCACAGCTCCGTGGACCGCCCCGGACGGCGGCTCGGTGTCGCTGCGCCACTACACGCTGCGTGGTGACGCCGCACCGGCCATCGCCGTGAGACGGCGGGCGAGCTGGGCGGCGGCCTCGCGCAGCTCCGGCGGCTCCAGCACCTCCACGTCGTAA
- a CDS encoding GNAT family N-acetyltransferase yields MLIRRETPADVDAIRAVHSAAFAKADGVGVPVEATLVDALRADEGWLPAYSLVATDPDGQVVGHVVATRARVAGEPVALGLGPLGVLPEWQRRGVGEALMHAVLGAADAHDEPLVVLLGHPDYYPRFGFRPAVEFGVTPPQPWGPQYFQARPMNAWRESIRGEFRYARPFEDL; encoded by the coding sequence GTGCTGATCAGACGCGAGACACCCGCCGACGTCGACGCCATCCGGGCGGTGCACTCCGCCGCCTTCGCCAAGGCGGACGGCGTTGGCGTACCGGTCGAGGCGACCCTGGTCGACGCGCTGCGCGCCGACGAGGGCTGGCTGCCCGCGTACTCCCTGGTGGCGACCGACCCGGACGGCCAGGTGGTGGGGCACGTGGTGGCCACCCGCGCCCGGGTGGCCGGTGAGCCGGTGGCGCTCGGGCTGGGACCGCTCGGTGTGCTGCCCGAGTGGCAGCGGCGCGGGGTTGGCGAGGCCCTGATGCACGCGGTGCTCGGCGCGGCCGACGCCCACGACGAGCCGCTGGTGGTGCTGCTCGGTCACCCCGACTACTACCCACGGTTCGGGTTCCGGCCCGCCGTGGAGTTTGGCGTCACCCCGCCGCAGCCGTGGGGTCCCCAGTATTTCCAGGCCCGACCGATGAACGCGTGGCGAGAGTCGATCCGCGGCGAGTTCCGCTACGCCCGCCCGTTCGAAGACCTGTGA
- a CDS encoding VOC family protein has translation MQTRLNPYLNFPGTARAALTFYHRVFGGDLTVNTFGDFGNPDPELSDQVMHGQLESPNGLTLMASDLPPGMTHQPGTNITISLSGDNHDELVGYWEQLSASGSVTVPLEKQMWGAEFGQCVDAYGIAWLVNISPPES, from the coding sequence GTGCAGACGCGACTCAACCCGTACCTCAACTTCCCCGGCACGGCCCGTGCGGCGTTGACCTTCTACCATCGCGTGTTCGGTGGCGATCTGACGGTGAACACCTTCGGCGATTTCGGCAACCCGGATCCGGAGCTGTCCGACCAGGTCATGCACGGGCAGCTCGAGTCCCCCAACGGCCTCACCCTGATGGCCTCGGACCTTCCGCCCGGGATGACCCACCAGCCCGGCACCAACATCACGATCAGCCTCAGCGGCGACAACCACGACGAGCTGGTCGGTTACTGGGAGCAGCTCTCCGCGAGCGGTTCGGTGACGGTCCCGTTGGAGAAGCAGATGTGGGGCGCCGAGTTCGGCCAGTGCGTCGACGCGTACGGCATCGCGTGGTTGGTCAACATCTCCCCGCCCGAGTCCTGA
- the dinB gene encoding DNA polymerase IV translates to MSPDANILHADLDAFYASVEQRDDPRLRGRPVIVGGGVVLAASYEAKARGVRSAMGGQQARRLCPDAIVVPPRMSAYTAASRAVFEIFRQTTPLVEGLSIDEAFLDVGGLRRLVGPPADIADRLRREVREQVHLPITVGVARTKFLAKVASGVAKPDGLLVVPPDGELAFLHPLPVERLWGVGPVTSAKLREHRIRTVGEVARLGEAALVSLLGAGAGRHLHALAHNRDPRAVQVGRRRGSMGAQHALSRTPHALVELDAILAGLVDRVSRRMRAAGRAGRTVLLRLRFGDYTRATRSHTIGKATADTTSLLAAARALLRAALPEIDRRGVTLIGVSVGNLDDNPVQPELPFLRNPGAELDAAVDAVRDRFGSAALTRAVLLGRDPGVEMPLLPD, encoded by the coding sequence GTGTCGCCCGACGCCAACATCCTGCACGCCGACCTGGACGCGTTCTACGCGTCGGTCGAGCAGCGCGACGACCCGCGCCTACGCGGGCGGCCGGTGATCGTCGGTGGCGGCGTGGTCCTCGCGGCCAGCTACGAGGCGAAGGCGCGGGGCGTACGCAGCGCGATGGGCGGCCAGCAGGCGCGCCGACTGTGCCCGGACGCGATCGTGGTGCCGCCCCGGATGTCGGCGTACACGGCGGCGAGCCGCGCGGTCTTCGAGATCTTCCGACAGACCACGCCGCTGGTCGAGGGGCTCTCCATCGACGAGGCGTTCCTGGACGTGGGTGGCCTGCGCCGGCTGGTCGGGCCACCGGCCGACATCGCCGACCGGCTGCGTCGGGAGGTCCGTGAACAGGTCCACCTGCCGATCACGGTGGGCGTGGCCCGGACGAAGTTCCTGGCGAAGGTGGCCAGCGGGGTGGCGAAACCGGACGGGCTGCTGGTGGTCCCGCCGGACGGCGAGTTGGCGTTCCTGCACCCGCTGCCGGTCGAGCGGCTGTGGGGCGTCGGCCCGGTCACCTCCGCGAAGCTGCGGGAGCACCGGATCCGTACCGTCGGGGAGGTGGCCCGGCTCGGCGAGGCTGCGCTGGTGTCACTGCTCGGCGCGGGCGCCGGCCGGCACCTGCACGCTCTGGCCCACAACCGTGACCCCCGGGCGGTGCAGGTCGGCCGCCGTCGCGGTTCGATGGGCGCGCAGCACGCGTTGAGCCGTACCCCGCATGCTCTGGTGGAGCTGGATGCCATCCTCGCGGGCCTGGTCGATCGGGTCAGCCGGCGGATGCGGGCAGCCGGGCGGGCCGGTCGCACGGTGCTGCTGCGGCTGCGCTTCGGCGACTACACCCGGGCGACCCGCTCGCACACCATCGGGAAGGCAACGGCCGACACGACGTCGTTGCTCGCCGCCGCGCGAGCGTTGCTGCGGGCCGCACTGCCCGAGATCGATCGCCGTGGTGTGACGCTGATCGGTGTCTCGGTGGGCAACCTGGACGACAACCCGGTGCAGCCGGAGCTGCCGTTCCTCCGCAACCCGGGTGCGGAGTTGGATGCCGCGGTGGACGCGGTCCGCGACCGATTCGGATCGGCGGCGCTCACCCGGGCAGTGCTGCTCGGTCGGGATCCGGGCGTCGAGATGCCACTGCTGCCTGATTGA